The Echinicola rosea genome has a segment encoding these proteins:
- a CDS encoding SusC/RagA family TonB-linked outer membrane protein: MNPKLLMMLAGTWLGTQAFSTGAVADTGPIYHASFVLPVEKTIRGVVRDAEDGQTIPGVNIMLKGTSNGTVTDMDGAFQLTVPDDASTLVVSFVGYLSKEVSIGNESNLEISLEQDVQNLDEVIVVGYGTARKRDLTGAVSRVGEEGFNKGVNVSPDQLIQGKVAGVDIINNSGAPGGQVTFRIRGTSSVRSGNQPLFVVDGVPLDGRNTKPGATAGELGSTEGSNPLNFINPNDIASIDVLKDASATAIYGSRGANGVVMITTKKGKSGAPQVTVDMSTAVSTMVRRPNIMDGDTYRRALQHREMDGNNGGDAVDAFDEITQTALTNRLNLSVSGGGEKNSYRLSLGYHDQEGVVKESGLTKYTASYTTGYRFLPDDRIKLDVSLIASNTVEEGAPIAENSNVNGSLIGNAIEWNPTVPFRYADGTFVQRMFSQSGNEVDGLSTNPAALLAYYNDESNVTNILGNLALTVNIIDGLDYRFSIGVNHAKGNRTVDTSGELFLSTITDLGLALSNTSTLTSQTLNHTLNYKKDLGNVHLDALVGYEFQDYKSYVNNISARGFTSFDVLGTDILQNPSRDNVSVSSFRDPTNQLQSFFGRLNLNFSDRFLLTGTMRADGSTKFGENNKYGYFPSFAGAWVLSEEGFMKSSNLVDNMKLRIGWGITGNQEFPAGASQERYAFGNQQISLINVANPDLKWETTETVNIGLDFSLFRSKLMGSLEYFDKATTDLLFQLPTIQPAPAAQFWTNVPATVRNRGMELMLSTIVADSEKLLWEVGMNATYLTNELTDYDGAPVWTGQINGNGLGGGSNSQQLVNDHPLNVFKMLMFEGFDEDGVALYSDQEEFVGDPNPNFLLGVNTRLDYGRFGFNMSLNGAFGHQIYNNTANAYLTAANFGLGRNSSPEIGLGNESLANANVVSTRFLEDGDFLRLQNASISYNLGGIGEVISNLRFSLTGQNLFLITNYSGFDPEVNTNRAVDGVPSYGIEYAPYPRARTFLLGVSASF, encoded by the coding sequence ATGAACCCAAAATTACTCATGATGCTTGCAGGTACCTGGCTAGGTACACAGGCATTTTCTACAGGTGCTGTAGCAGATACAGGGCCGATCTATCATGCTTCATTTGTGCTTCCCGTAGAAAAAACCATCCGTGGAGTGGTCAGGGACGCAGAGGACGGACAGACTATTCCAGGGGTGAACATTATGCTGAAAGGGACCTCAAACGGTACCGTCACCGATATGGATGGAGCCTTTCAGCTGACGGTGCCAGATGATGCCAGCACGCTGGTGGTTTCCTTTGTGGGCTACCTGTCCAAGGAAGTTTCCATTGGCAATGAAAGTAACCTCGAAATCTCATTGGAGCAGGACGTTCAAAACCTCGATGAAGTCATCGTTGTGGGCTACGGTACTGCCCGAAAACGCGACCTTACCGGGGCAGTCAGCCGTGTGGGGGAAGAAGGGTTTAACAAAGGGGTGAATGTATCCCCAGACCAGTTGATCCAAGGAAAAGTGGCCGGAGTGGACATCATCAATAATAGTGGTGCCCCTGGCGGTCAGGTGACTTTTAGGATCCGGGGAACCTCTTCGGTAAGGTCTGGCAATCAGCCCCTTTTTGTAGTGGATGGTGTGCCCTTGGATGGCCGCAATACCAAGCCCGGAGCCACAGCAGGAGAGCTGGGCAGCACAGAGGGATCCAATCCGCTTAACTTTATCAATCCCAATGACATCGCATCCATCGATGTACTTAAAGACGCATCGGCCACGGCCATCTATGGTTCCAGGGGTGCCAATGGCGTGGTCATGATCACCACCAAAAAAGGAAAATCTGGGGCTCCCCAAGTGACGGTGGATATGAGTACCGCTGTGAGTACCATGGTACGCCGGCCAAATATCATGGATGGCGATACCTACCGGAGGGCATTGCAGCACAGGGAAATGGATGGGAACAACGGTGGTGATGCCGTGGATGCCTTTGATGAAATCACTCAGACGGCTTTGACCAACCGGCTAAACTTAAGCGTGAGTGGTGGTGGAGAAAAGAACAGTTATCGGCTTTCCCTGGGATACCATGACCAGGAAGGTGTCGTGAAGGAGTCTGGATTAACGAAATATACCGCCAGTTATACCACTGGTTACCGGTTTTTGCCAGATGACAGGATCAAGCTAGATGTCAGTTTGATTGCTTCCAATACCGTAGAAGAGGGGGCTCCGATCGCTGAAAACTCCAATGTCAATGGCAGCTTGATCGGAAATGCGATTGAGTGGAACCCGACCGTGCCTTTTCGGTATGCGGACGGGACGTTTGTCCAGCGGATGTTTAGCCAGAGCGGTAATGAGGTGGATGGACTGTCCACCAACCCTGCGGCGCTTTTGGCTTACTATAATGATGAGAGCAATGTGACGAATATTTTGGGGAATTTGGCCCTGACCGTAAACATTATTGATGGGCTTGATTACCGTTTTAGCATTGGTGTAAACCATGCCAAAGGCAACCGTACAGTGGATACATCAGGAGAATTGTTTTTGAGTACCATCACGGATTTGGGATTGGCACTATCCAATACCTCTACCTTGACCAGCCAGACACTTAACCATACGCTTAACTACAAAAAGGATTTGGGCAATGTCCACTTGGATGCCCTGGTGGGGTATGAGTTTCAAGATTACAAAAGCTATGTGAACAATATCTCCGCTCGGGGCTTTACGTCTTTTGATGTGCTGGGCACCGACATCCTGCAGAATCCCTCGCGGGATAATGTGAGTGTAAGTTCTTTTCGCGACCCTACCAACCAGCTACAGTCATTCTTCGGACGATTGAACCTGAACTTTTCCGATCGCTTTTTGCTGACAGGCACCATGCGGGCGGATGGTTCTACGAAGTTTGGGGAAAATAACAAGTATGGTTACTTTCCGTCATTTGCCGGTGCTTGGGTGCTTAGCGAAGAGGGGTTTATGAAGTCCAGTAATCTTGTGGATAATATGAAATTGAGAATTGGATGGGGAATTACGGGCAATCAGGAATTTCCTGCGGGCGCTTCACAAGAGCGATATGCCTTCGGGAATCAGCAAATTTCCCTAATCAATGTGGCCAATCCGGATTTGAAATGGGAAACCACCGAAACGGTAAACATTGGCCTTGATTTTTCGCTTTTCCGTTCGAAGCTGATGGGGTCACTGGAGTACTTTGATAAGGCCACTACAGACCTGTTGTTTCAATTGCCGACCATCCAGCCGGCACCCGCAGCCCAGTTTTGGACCAATGTGCCAGCAACTGTCAGAAACCGCGGGATGGAGTTGATGCTGAGTACCATTGTGGCCGATTCCGAGAAATTGCTATGGGAGGTGGGCATGAATGCCACCTATCTCACCAATGAGCTGACCGATTATGATGGAGCACCTGTCTGGACTGGCCAAATCAATGGCAATGGACTTGGAGGGGGGTCCAATTCACAGCAATTGGTCAACGACCACCCGCTGAATGTGTTTAAGATGCTCATGTTTGAAGGCTTTGATGAAGATGGTGTGGCCCTCTATTCCGATCAGGAAGAATTTGTAGGCGATCCCAATCCCAACTTCCTGTTGGGCGTAAACACACGGCTGGACTATGGGAGGTTTGGCTTTAACATGAGCTTAAATGGGGCATTTGGTCATCAGATTTATAATAACACCGCCAATGCCTACCTGACCGCTGCCAATTTTGGTTTGGGGAGAAATTCATCACCAGAAATAGGATTGGGAAATGAAAGCCTTGCCAATGCCAATGTCGTCTCCACCCGTTTCTTGGAAGATGGCGATTTCCTTAGGCTGCAGAATGCTTCTATCAGCTATAACCTAGGTGGAATCGGTGAAGTTATCAGTAACCTTCGGTTTTCCCTTACCGGTCAAAACCTGTTTTTGATCACAAACTATAGCGGTTTTGATCCGGAAGTAAATACCAACAGGGCTGTAGATGGTGTCCCATCCTATGGGATCGAGTATGCTCCTTACCCGAGAGCGAGGACATTCCTCTTGGGGGTGAGTGCTTCCTTCTGA
- a CDS encoding RagB/SusD family nutrient uptake outer membrane protein has translation MKKQSIIYSLALTALFSCTDLDEELRSELPKEKAEAFLKENVDFSSLMETVYRDFDSRYIQHAGCVWLFQEISADAAVVPSRPSGWDNGGVYRQLHTHTWVPTNPYIQSLWRGLNKGIFDATNVLSFEPTEALAAEARFLRAFFMYSVLDLFDQVPFREPGDNLLEASTVLRGKVAADFIIQEVEEVLPDLPVDGPAYRASQNAAHGLLAKLYLNRGVYENRETPQFSSSDMEKVMAHVDAIQGKSLDFYWDSFVPENNSASSELIFTIEGLGGVRSHSMWVWWHAIFPTEMTLPNGGGWNGFCSTPEVYDLFEENDIRRYYEHPLTEAHGYNAGFLTGQQTDADGNPLPDVVFTKEVPTIVGATLWNGFRPVKYIPDYQYPGAANNDVVLLRYADLLLMKAEAQWRNGDQESALEIINQVRVRNEIGPLDEVNAQVLLDERGRELFWEGHRRQDMVRFGTFLGEWTLKEPSDPKYLIFPIPPADVLSNPNLEQNPGF, from the coding sequence ATGAAAAAACAATCCATAATATATTCATTGGCACTGACAGCATTATTTTCTTGCACCGATTTGGATGAAGAGTTGCGTTCAGAATTACCAAAAGAAAAGGCAGAGGCCTTCTTAAAAGAAAATGTTGATTTTAGCTCCTTAATGGAAACGGTCTATCGGGACTTTGACAGCCGGTACATCCAGCATGCGGGCTGTGTATGGCTATTTCAAGAAATCAGTGCAGATGCTGCAGTGGTGCCATCCCGGCCATCCGGGTGGGACAATGGCGGTGTTTACCGCCAACTGCACACCCACACTTGGGTGCCGACCAATCCCTACATCCAATCCCTTTGGCGAGGGCTGAACAAAGGGATTTTTGATGCGACCAATGTCCTCTCTTTTGAGCCCACTGAAGCGCTGGCCGCTGAAGCGAGATTTCTGAGGGCGTTTTTTATGTACTCCGTGTTGGACCTATTTGACCAAGTGCCCTTTCGAGAGCCTGGGGACAATTTACTGGAAGCATCCACAGTCCTCCGGGGCAAGGTAGCGGCAGATTTTATCATTCAAGAGGTGGAGGAAGTACTTCCCGACCTTCCTGTTGACGGGCCGGCCTATCGTGCTTCGCAGAATGCAGCACATGGTTTGCTGGCCAAACTATACCTGAACAGAGGGGTGTATGAAAACCGGGAGACACCACAGTTTTCCTCTTCGGATATGGAAAAAGTGATGGCCCATGTAGATGCGATCCAAGGTAAAAGCCTGGATTTTTACTGGGACAGTTTTGTACCGGAAAATAATAGTGCCTCCTCGGAGTTGATCTTTACGATCGAAGGACTGGGCGGTGTGAGGTCCCACTCTATGTGGGTATGGTGGCATGCGATATTTCCCACGGAGATGACCCTTCCAAACGGCGGAGGCTGGAATGGCTTCTGTTCCACACCGGAAGTTTATGATTTATTCGAAGAAAATGATATCAGAAGGTATTACGAGCACCCCTTGACAGAAGCTCATGGCTACAATGCGGGTTTTTTGACAGGGCAGCAGACGGATGCTGATGGCAATCCATTGCCAGATGTAGTATTTACCAAGGAAGTACCCACTATCGTGGGAGCTACCCTATGGAATGGCTTTCGTCCCGTAAAGTACATTCCGGATTATCAATATCCGGGAGCGGCCAATAACGACGTGGTCCTGCTGCGCTATGCGGATCTTTTGCTGATGAAGGCAGAAGCGCAGTGGCGCAATGGTGATCAGGAAAGTGCTTTGGAAATCATCAACCAGGTTCGTGTGCGGAATGAAATTGGCCCGCTGGATGAAGTGAATGCCCAAGTGCTGCTGGACGAAAGGGGAAGGGAGTTGTTCTGGGAAGGTCATCGAAGACAAGATATGGTTCGTTTTGGGACATTTTTGGGAGAGTGGACCCTCAAGGAACCTTCTGATCCAAAATACCTGATTTTCCCCATTCCTCCTGCGGATGTGTTGTCCAATCCAAATTTGGAGCAGAATCCAGGATTTTAA
- a CDS encoding right-handed parallel beta-helix repeat-containing protein produces the protein MHKLSITLLLLVALLTGQMTNAMALDIWVSKNGDDANDGSKSTPLATVHMALRKARELRRLHDPSVADGIQIMVGEGVYRFIEPLLIRPEDAGTAESPTIVKAVSGASPVFSGGTKVLGWQKATTFPAGLPTAAKGNLWVADVPVVGGQEVEFRQLWVNGQKAKRATNLYEGELDRILSVDSARQEMWIPTPKWDFENLHQLEFVIHQWWAIANLRVKSVDVQGDKTKLTFHQPESQIEFQHPWPAPFIDAKKEYNGNSAFYWQGAAELLSQSGEWYHDKKGGKVYYWPKANEDMSAAEVIVPFLETIVQVDGTADHPVKHVAFEGIGFEHATWLRPSHRGHVPLQAGWFILEAYKLKKPGTPDKASLENQAWTGRQPAGVAVNYAHHIRFERCRFERMAATGLDMVEGVSDSEVIGNVFRDIGGTGIQAGYFGGPDFESHLPYNPIDQRELVHHLTIANNYITNVTNEDWGCVGISVGSAHDIDIVHNEVSDVNYSGICVGWFWTKTITATKNNRIHANRIHNFAKQMYDVGGIYTLSAQPNTEISKNAIYDLQDAPYAHMPHHHQYIYFDEGSSYIRAINNWTERDKFFSNSPGPGNKWENNGPDVDMAIKEKAGLEEAYRNIK, from the coding sequence ATGCATAAACTGAGCATAACCTTATTACTTCTAGTGGCCCTTCTGACAGGCCAGATGACAAATGCAATGGCCTTGGATATCTGGGTATCCAAAAATGGCGATGATGCCAATGATGGATCAAAATCAACCCCCTTGGCCACGGTCCATATGGCACTGCGCAAAGCCAGGGAACTGCGCCGCCTGCACGATCCTTCTGTGGCAGATGGGATTCAGATCATGGTGGGGGAAGGTGTTTACCGGTTCATAGAGCCATTGCTGATCCGCCCAGAGGATGCCGGCACAGCAGAAAGCCCCACGATCGTCAAAGCGGTATCGGGAGCATCCCCTGTTTTTTCGGGAGGAACAAAAGTGTTGGGATGGCAAAAGGCGACGACCTTTCCGGCAGGACTTCCCACAGCGGCAAAGGGCAATCTTTGGGTGGCTGATGTGCCGGTGGTGGGCGGCCAAGAGGTGGAATTCCGGCAGCTTTGGGTCAATGGCCAAAAGGCCAAAAGGGCCACCAACCTTTATGAAGGGGAACTGGACAGGATTCTATCCGTGGACAGTGCACGGCAGGAAATGTGGATTCCCACACCGAAATGGGATTTTGAAAACCTCCATCAATTGGAATTTGTCATTCACCAGTGGTGGGCCATTGCCAACCTACGGGTGAAATCTGTGGACGTCCAAGGGGATAAAACCAAGCTGACCTTTCACCAGCCAGAAAGCCAAATAGAGTTTCAGCATCCTTGGCCTGCACCATTTATCGATGCCAAAAAGGAATACAACGGCAATTCGGCTTTTTATTGGCAGGGAGCGGCAGAATTGCTCAGCCAGTCGGGAGAATGGTATCACGATAAAAAAGGTGGAAAAGTGTATTACTGGCCAAAAGCCAATGAAGATATGTCAGCTGCGGAGGTCATTGTTCCGTTTTTGGAAACGATCGTTCAGGTAGATGGTACAGCAGACCATCCCGTGAAGCATGTTGCTTTTGAAGGGATTGGCTTTGAGCATGCGACTTGGCTGAGGCCATCGCACCGTGGACATGTGCCTTTACAAGCGGGATGGTTTATTTTGGAAGCCTACAAATTAAAGAAGCCGGGAACGCCTGATAAGGCAAGCTTGGAGAACCAAGCTTGGACGGGACGCCAGCCAGCAGGAGTCGCGGTCAATTATGCCCATCACATCCGCTTTGAGCGTTGCCGATTCGAACGCATGGCCGCCACGGGACTGGACATGGTAGAAGGAGTCAGTGACAGTGAGGTTATTGGGAATGTGTTTAGGGATATTGGCGGCACAGGTATCCAAGCAGGGTACTTTGGTGGCCCAGACTTCGAGTCCCATTTGCCTTATAATCCCATTGATCAGCGGGAGCTGGTCCATCACCTCACTATTGCCAACAATTACATTACCAATGTAACCAACGAAGATTGGGGCTGTGTCGGGATCAGTGTAGGTTCTGCACATGATATCGATATTGTGCATAATGAAGTGAGTGATGTCAACTACTCGGGGATATGTGTGGGCTGGTTTTGGACCAAGACCATTACGGCAACCAAGAACAATCGCATTCATGCCAATCGCATCCACAACTTTGCGAAGCAAATGTATGATGTGGGAGGGATATATACCCTGTCTGCCCAGCCCAATACTGAAATTAGTAAAAATGCGATATACGACCTCCAGGATGCGCCTTATGCGCACATGCCACACCATCACCAGTACATTTACTTCGATGAAGGCTCGTCCTATATCCGTGCCATTAACAATTGGACTGAGCGGGACAAGTTCTTTTCCAATAGCCCAGGCCCTGGCAATAAGTGGGAAAACAACGGCCCCGATGTGGATATGGCCATAAAAGAAAAGGCGGGACTTGAAGAAGCCTATAGGAATATCAAGTAG
- a CDS encoding glycoside hydrolase family 31 protein, with translation MKQTNYQLFDFLDFDPERLGVATDRLWRAGRPLAIEQCDKGVIVHVPFHCQKPTVDMQPDPEVEAQSFELHIRAYGERILRVTSAMGQKVHEESPMLEMASDVKESPLSIEKAAEKWIIRDDRQVVRAIIDLSAPTIDWWSDLLPAPEPAFQATFFPDGKKAVHISSQDQFFPERVDAMGLAMISVEGKPAKATLSFAAEPDEKFVGTGERFTKMDLSGRTFQLKNQDGQGVNNRRTYKNIPFYLSSEMYGVFLHTSAYGKLSFADHSTRSVQLLVEEALADVFLLGGEKPNEILHHYRRLTGFPAMPPLWSFGVWMSRMTYFSADEVAEICDRLRAEKFPCDVIHLDTGWFETDWLCEWKFNAERFPDPKGFVQKLKQQGYRVSLWQMPYIAANAIQHDEAKANKYIGPLKESKVQGGSNFSALDYAGTIDFTYPAAVEWYKGLLRELLEMGVTCIKTDFGEEIHLDATYHDMPAELLNNIYALLYQKAAFEVTEEVAGDGVVWARAGWAGCQRYPIHWGGDAAASWDGMAGSLKGGLHLGLSGFGFWSHDVPGFHGVPNFMNSVIPDDLYVRWTQFGVFTSHIRYHGTSKREPYHYPAIAGVVRKWWELRYVLLPYILEQSQQSIRAGMPMLRAMLLHFPEDPMCWHLDDQYFFGEDFLVAPVMNSGNARKVYLPEGSWVDFFTGACQEGPKWVAMDPIPLEEMPVWVKQGASIPIYPTSVSCTDEMDFKKTQPLVIDGGFNGIWQALKEKGME, from the coding sequence ATGAAACAAACAAACTACCAACTTTTTGATTTTTTGGATTTTGATCCAGAACGACTGGGTGTCGCTACAGATCGGTTGTGGCGTGCTGGAAGGCCATTGGCGATCGAACAGTGCGACAAAGGAGTCATTGTGCATGTGCCTTTTCATTGCCAAAAACCAACGGTGGATATGCAGCCAGATCCGGAAGTGGAGGCTCAATCTTTTGAGTTGCATATACGGGCCTATGGAGAGCGCATTTTACGGGTAACATCAGCGATGGGACAAAAGGTGCATGAAGAATCTCCCATGTTGGAAATGGCCAGCGATGTGAAGGAGAGCCCCTTGTCTATAGAAAAAGCAGCTGAGAAATGGATTATCAGGGACGATAGGCAAGTGGTACGGGCGATTATTGACCTGTCCGCACCGACGATCGACTGGTGGAGCGACTTACTGCCTGCTCCTGAGCCAGCATTTCAGGCTACTTTTTTTCCAGATGGCAAGAAGGCCGTTCACATCAGTAGCCAAGACCAGTTTTTCCCCGAAAGGGTAGATGCCATGGGGCTGGCCATGATTTCCGTGGAAGGAAAGCCGGCGAAGGCAACCCTTTCATTTGCAGCCGAGCCTGATGAAAAGTTTGTGGGGACTGGTGAGCGTTTTACCAAAATGGACTTGTCGGGCCGGACGTTTCAGCTAAAAAACCAAGACGGCCAAGGCGTCAATAACAGAAGAACGTATAAGAACATCCCCTTTTACCTGTCCAGTGAAATGTATGGGGTGTTTTTGCATACCTCAGCGTACGGAAAGCTCTCTTTTGCCGATCACAGCACACGGTCTGTACAGCTGTTGGTGGAGGAGGCGCTGGCGGATGTGTTCTTGTTGGGAGGGGAAAAACCAAACGAAATACTACACCATTACCGAAGGTTAACAGGGTTTCCAGCCATGCCGCCTTTATGGAGTTTTGGGGTTTGGATGAGTCGTATGACCTATTTTTCCGCCGATGAGGTAGCGGAAATTTGTGATCGCTTGCGGGCCGAAAAATTCCCTTGTGACGTGATCCACTTGGATACCGGCTGGTTTGAGACGGACTGGTTGTGCGAATGGAAATTCAATGCTGAGCGTTTTCCAGATCCAAAAGGATTTGTCCAAAAACTGAAGCAGCAGGGGTACAGGGTGAGCCTTTGGCAAATGCCGTATATCGCCGCCAATGCCATCCAGCACGATGAGGCAAAAGCCAATAAGTATATCGGCCCATTAAAAGAAAGCAAAGTACAGGGCGGTTCCAATTTCAGTGCCTTGGACTACGCTGGGACCATTGATTTTACCTATCCAGCAGCAGTGGAATGGTACAAAGGTCTATTGAGAGAATTACTGGAGATGGGTGTGACCTGTATCAAAACGGATTTCGGAGAAGAAATCCACTTGGATGCAACGTACCATGATATGCCTGCGGAGCTCTTGAACAACATTTACGCTTTGCTGTATCAAAAGGCGGCCTTTGAAGTGACCGAAGAGGTGGCTGGTGACGGCGTAGTGTGGGCACGTGCCGGATGGGCAGGATGTCAGCGGTACCCCATCCACTGGGGAGGTGATGCCGCCGCCAGTTGGGACGGGATGGCTGGATCGCTCAAAGGTGGACTGCACTTAGGCTTATCGGGCTTCGGTTTTTGGAGCCATGATGTGCCCGGATTCCATGGAGTGCCCAATTTCATGAATTCCGTTATTCCTGATGACCTCTATGTCCGATGGACGCAGTTTGGTGTCTTTACTTCTCATATTCGCTATCATGGTACCTCCAAAAGGGAGCCGTACCATTATCCGGCCATAGCAGGTGTGGTCAGAAAATGGTGGGAACTGCGCTATGTCCTTCTGCCCTATATCCTGGAGCAAAGCCAACAGTCCATCCGCGCTGGCATGCCAATGCTGAGGGCCATGCTCCTGCATTTTCCAGAAGATCCCATGTGCTGGCACTTGGATGACCAGTATTTCTTTGGAGAGGATTTCTTGGTGGCGCCGGTCATGAACAGCGGAAACGCTCGAAAGGTCTATCTTCCAGAGGGAAGTTGGGTGGATTTCTTCACGGGGGCCTGCCAGGAAGGTCCCAAATGGGTAGCCATGGATCCTATTCCATTGGAGGAAATGCCCGTGTGGGTAAAGCAAGGTGCTTCGATTCCGATTTATCCTACGTCCGTTTCATGCACGGATGAAATGGATTTCAAGAAGACCCAACCCTTGGTGATCGATGGCGGGTTCAATGGAATCTGGCAGGCGCTAAAGGAGAAAGGGATGGAATAA
- a CDS encoding Gfo/Idh/MocA family protein gives MTKEGTLRLGILGLGEGRSTISAALNSQKIQLVQICDRNEALCKQRAKEFDFTHYTTRYEDMLENSDIDAIGIYTPDKLHASHIKMAMEHGKHVVCTKPLLDDLKDAKELIDLQKKTGKRLFVGQSSRFFEPMKRQRADYKKGLIGDLITVEAYYHADHRWFLEKPWALEPAFKWLYGGLSHPVDFIRWYLPEIEEVMGYGMLSANGKQGGLKNPDTMHFIYKATDGRIARVSGAYTGPVQPALRDSEMSCILRGTEGSSQGDYMELRYAITDNTGEEQVVTWEHKSKHYFRFEGKSHHAGEYNNYLEHFADSINYDFVAYPDLTEGIGTIALLKTMEKSLNTGQPEKVADVIAEFGLEKYLKRE, from the coding sequence ATGACAAAAGAAGGAACATTACGGTTAGGGATTTTAGGGCTTGGGGAAGGCCGCAGCACTATTTCTGCGGCATTGAACAGTCAGAAAATCCAGCTGGTGCAGATATGTGACCGCAATGAGGCATTGTGCAAGCAGCGGGCAAAGGAATTTGATTTTACTCACTATACGACACGCTATGAAGATATGTTGGAAAACAGTGACATCGACGCCATAGGTATTTATACTCCCGATAAGCTACATGCCAGCCACATCAAAATGGCCATGGAGCATGGCAAGCATGTCGTATGCACCAAGCCGCTACTCGATGACCTCAAGGATGCCAAGGAGCTTATTGACCTTCAAAAGAAAACAGGTAAGCGTCTTTTTGTGGGGCAAAGCAGCCGATTCTTTGAGCCCATGAAGCGACAGCGAGCCGACTATAAAAAAGGGCTTATCGGGGACTTGATCACCGTGGAGGCATATTATCATGCGGATCACCGATGGTTTTTGGAGAAACCATGGGCCTTGGAGCCGGCTTTTAAGTGGCTATACGGTGGGTTGAGCCATCCGGTGGATTTTATCCGGTGGTATCTGCCCGAAATAGAGGAGGTAATGGGCTATGGCATGCTCAGTGCCAATGGGAAGCAAGGTGGATTAAAAAATCCCGATACCATGCATTTTATCTATAAAGCTACAGATGGCCGCATTGCCAGGGTTTCCGGCGCATACACAGGACCAGTGCAGCCTGCCCTGCGGGACAGTGAGATGAGTTGTATCCTTCGTGGAACGGAAGGTAGCAGCCAAGGGGATTATATGGAGTTACGCTATGCGATCACCGATAATACCGGAGAGGAGCAGGTGGTGACCTGGGAGCATAAGTCCAAGCATTATTTCCGTTTTGAGGGCAAGAGCCATCATGCGGGAGAGTACAATAACTATTTGGAGCATTTTGCCGATAGTATCAACTACGATTTTGTGGCCTATCCAGACCTTACAGAAGGGATTGGTACCATCGCCCTGCTGAAGACCATGGAAAAAAGCCTGAACACTGGCCAACCAGAAAAAGTAGCCGATGTAATTGCTGAATTTGGCCTGGAAAAATACCTAAAAAGGGAATGA
- a CDS encoding phytanoyl-CoA dioxygenase family protein, with amino-acid sequence MSNILSDKQLNQFQEDGFCIVKDVIPKELLKRLQDECQRFMKEKDDEMDRKGVEVDEINHKGKRYFIALRYKDSETMQDLIFGKEMEEITRKILGEDVYLFLEQFVVKAADKGMTFSWHQDSGYLDFEHKPYLSVWCPLDDVTEENGTVYLLPYKDAGTKNRIDHELQEGTNDKVGYFGDNPGIPAILNAGDVALFSSTCFHRSGSNKTGKSRRVLLIQYSAEPIMKGDKPLYWADPFVVNGNRKKEVPA; translated from the coding sequence ATGAGCAATATCTTATCAGACAAGCAATTAAATCAGTTTCAAGAGGATGGCTTTTGCATAGTCAAAGATGTCATTCCGAAGGAGTTACTAAAACGCCTTCAAGACGAATGTCAACGTTTTATGAAAGAGAAGGATGATGAAATGGACCGCAAAGGGGTGGAAGTGGACGAGATCAATCACAAAGGCAAGCGTTATTTTATTGCCTTGCGGTACAAGGACAGCGAAACCATGCAGGATTTGATCTTTGGCAAAGAGATGGAAGAGATTACCCGCAAAATCCTCGGCGAAGATGTTTACCTCTTTTTGGAGCAGTTTGTCGTCAAAGCAGCCGATAAAGGCATGACCTTTAGTTGGCATCAGGACTCAGGCTACCTCGATTTTGAACACAAACCCTATTTGTCGGTTTGGTGTCCGCTGGATGATGTCACCGAAGAGAATGGCACGGTTTACCTACTGCCTTACAAGGATGCGGGTACCAAAAACAGGATTGACCACGAGCTACAAGAAGGAACCAACGATAAGGTAGGTTATTTTGGTGATAACCCTGGTATCCCTGCCATTCTCAATGCAGGAGATGTGGCCTTGTTTTCGAGTACTTGTTTTCATCGCAGCGGCTCGAACAAGACAGGAAAATCCAGAAGGGTGCTCTTGATCCAATATTCTGCAGAACCGATCATGAAAGGGGACAAGCCGCTTTATTGGGCTGATCCTTTTGTGGTCAACGGCAATCGTAAAAAGGAAGTGCCTGCATAA